The following are encoded together in the Flavobacterium sp. TR2 genome:
- a CDS encoding lactonase family protein, with protein MKKIYLVLFSALSLTAVKAQNKFNLLVGTYTNTCQSNGIYVYDFDASTGDYKLKSSSENVVSPSYLSVSADNKFIYAVNENGTQSTVSSFSYDSQTGKISLLNKNDAQGADPCHLINDDKNIIAANYSGGNIAVFKKNPDGSITEVQQLIQHEGKGPNAARQEKAHVHMVMFSPDKKFVLSNDLGLDKVFIYKYNPASKNEILTLKGSVDVKPGSGPRHLTFSKDGKFVYLVQELDGTLTTLSWDKAGSLKIVAETSILPKDFKGGTGAAAIKLSPDGNFLYVSDRVDANAISVYKISKTGSLELVEQQSTLGKGPRDFAIDPTGNYLLVGHQYTNDIVIFKRDIATGKLTDTGRRIQLCSPVGLVFTKI; from the coding sequence ATGAAAAAAATATATCTAGTATTATTTTCAGCTTTATCCTTAACCGCAGTTAAAGCTCAAAACAAATTCAATTTACTGGTTGGAACTTATACAAATACCTGTCAAAGTAACGGCATCTATGTCTATGATTTTGACGCTTCTACAGGCGATTATAAATTAAAGAGTTCCTCAGAAAATGTTGTTAGTCCAAGCTATTTATCGGTTTCAGCAGATAATAAATTTATTTATGCGGTTAACGAAAACGGGACGCAAAGTACGGTAAGTTCTTTTTCATATGATTCGCAAACGGGTAAGATCAGTCTCTTGAATAAAAATGATGCTCAAGGAGCAGATCCTTGCCACTTAATAAATGATGATAAAAATATAATTGCGGCCAATTATTCGGGGGGAAATATTGCGGTATTTAAAAAGAATCCAGACGGAAGCATTACAGAAGTGCAACAGCTGATTCAGCATGAAGGAAAAGGACCAAATGCCGCACGTCAGGAAAAAGCGCACGTACATATGGTTATGTTTTCTCCAGACAAAAAGTTTGTATTGTCAAACGATTTAGGTTTGGATAAAGTGTTTATTTATAAATATAATCCAGCTTCAAAAAACGAAATATTGACCTTAAAAGGAAGTGTTGATGTAAAACCTGGAAGCGGGCCAAGACATTTGACATTTAGCAAAGACGGCAAATTTGTATATTTAGTTCAGGAACTAGACGGAACTTTAACAACATTAAGCTGGGATAAAGCGGGAAGCTTAAAAATAGTTGCAGAAACAAGTATTCTGCCAAAAGACTTTAAAGGAGGAACAGGGGCAGCGGCAATCAAACTTTCGCCTGACGGAAACTTTTTGTATGTTTCAGACCGTGTTGATGCTAATGCTATTTCTGTCTACAAAATCTCTAAAACAGGAAGTTTGGAGCTGGTAGAGCAGCAAAGCACATTAGGAAAAGGTCCGCGTGATTTTGCAATTGACCCAACAGGAAATTACCTTTTAGTAGGCCATCAATATACTAATGATATAGTTATTTTTAAAAGAGATATTGCAACAGGAAAATTAACAGATACCGGAAGAAGGATACAATTGTGTTCTCCAGTAGGGTTGGTTTTTACGAAAATTTAA
- a CDS encoding DEAD/DEAH box helicase produces MSTFEKFNLPKSLQKAVDELGFVTPTPIQEKSFSVIMSGRDMMGIAQTGTGKTFAYLLPLLKLYKFTHTNTPKIVILVPTRELVVQVVEEVEKLTKYMSVKTLGIYGGVNINTQKKAVYEGVDILVGTPGRTMDLALDAVVRFDETQKLVIDEFDEMLNLGFRPQLTSLFAMMKTKRQNILFSATMTDEVDDLLNDYFDFPEEVTLAPSGTPLEKITQITYNVSNFNTKVNLLKHLLETDESMSRILVFVNNKKISDMLFNRIDELFDGQFGVIHSNKSQNYRLSTMAEFQEGNLRGLITTDVMARGLDISNITHVINFELPEEPELYMHRIGRTGRADATGTAISFVTPREEEFKIATELLMDQELEIADFPEDVEISEKLIEAEKDKLPRKFLLKKPKLEGEGAFHEKSKKNQKVNLGGPSKTKKKTHGSVNRNMLKTRNEKKKKK; encoded by the coding sequence ATGAGCACTTTCGAAAAATTTAATCTTCCAAAATCATTACAAAAAGCAGTTGACGAATTAGGATTTGTTACGCCTACTCCTATTCAGGAAAAATCTTTTTCTGTAATCATGTCTGGACGTGATATGATGGGGATTGCACAAACTGGAACTGGTAAAACATTTGCTTATTTACTGCCTCTTTTAAAGCTTTATAAGTTTACTCATACCAATACGCCAAAAATCGTTATCCTAGTTCCAACACGCGAACTAGTGGTTCAGGTGGTTGAAGAAGTAGAAAAACTGACTAAATATATGTCGGTTAAAACTTTAGGCATTTATGGTGGTGTAAACATCAATACACAGAAAAAAGCCGTTTACGAAGGTGTCGATATTTTAGTGGGAACACCTGGACGTACAATGGATTTAGCGCTTGACGCAGTTGTTCGTTTTGACGAAACTCAAAAACTGGTTATCGACGAGTTTGACGAAATGCTGAATTTAGGTTTCAGACCACAGCTTACTTCACTTTTTGCAATGATGAAAACAAAGCGTCAAAACATTCTGTTCTCGGCAACGATGACCGATGAAGTTGATGACCTCTTAAACGATTATTTTGATTTCCCTGAAGAAGTGACATTAGCTCCGTCAGGAACTCCTCTTGAAAAAATTACTCAGATTACCTATAATGTTTCAAACTTTAACACCAAAGTAAATCTGCTGAAGCATTTGCTTGAAACTGACGAAAGCATGAGCCGTATTTTGGTTTTCGTAAACAACAAAAAGATTTCAGATATGCTTTTCAATCGCATTGATGAGCTTTTTGACGGACAATTTGGTGTTATTCACTCCAACAAATCTCAAAATTACCGTTTGAGTACAATGGCTGAGTTTCAAGAAGGAAATCTTCGCGGTTTAATCACAACCGATGTTATGGCGAGAGGTTTGGATATTTCTAACATTACTCACGTAATAAACTTTGAACTTCCAGAAGAACCTGAACTGTATATGCACAGAATTGGCCGTACGGGTCGTGCAGATGCAACAGGAACAGCAATCAGCTTTGTTACTCCAAGAGAAGAAGAATTCAAAATTGCAACAGAACTTTTAATGGATCAGGAACTTGAAATTGCTGATTTCCCAGAAGATGTTGAAATTTCAGAGAAGCTTATCGAAGCTGAAAAAGATAAACTTCCAAGAAAATTTTTATTGAAAAAACCGAAACTGGAAGGTGAAGGGGCTTTTCATGAAAAATCTAAAAAGAATCAAAAAGTCAATCTTGGAGGCCCTTCAAAAACCAAAAAGAAAACACATGGCTCGGTTAACCGAAATATGCTGAAGACGAGAAATGAGAAGAAGAAGAAAAAGTAG
- a CDS encoding TIGR02757 family protein gives MNQTELKEFLDEKVIQYNNQDFIESDPVQIPHLFSQKEDIEIAGFLSASIAWGNRKMIIKNSHKMMELMGNTPYDFVMSHSDEDLARLETFVHRTFNGHDFAGFIKGLKHIYKNHNGLETVFAKNQEKDSLQKSISEFKKIFFETDHLARTQKHISDPLNNSAAKRINMYLRWMVRQDVKGVDLGIWKSISPSVLSCPLDVHSGNVARKLGILSRKQNDAKALLKLDTKLREMDAQDPVKYDFALFGLGVFEGF, from the coding sequence ATGAACCAAACAGAACTCAAAGAATTTCTAGACGAAAAAGTCATTCAATATAACAATCAGGATTTTATAGAAAGTGATCCCGTTCAAATTCCGCATCTCTTTTCTCAAAAAGAAGATATCGAAATCGCAGGTTTTCTAAGCGCTTCGATTGCTTGGGGAAACCGCAAAATGATCATTAAAAATTCGCACAAAATGATGGAATTAATGGGCAATACACCCTACGATTTCGTCATGTCTCATTCTGATGAAGACTTGGCAAGACTAGAAACTTTTGTCCACAGAACTTTCAATGGACATGATTTTGCAGGTTTCATAAAAGGCTTAAAACATATCTACAAAAACCACAACGGATTAGAAACTGTTTTTGCTAAAAATCAGGAAAAAGACAGTCTGCAGAAAAGCATCAGCGAATTTAAAAAGATATTTTTCGAAACAGATCATTTAGCGCGAACTCAAAAACACATTTCAGATCCGTTAAACAATTCGGCAGCCAAGAGAATCAATATGTACCTGAGATGGATGGTGCGCCAAGACGTAAAAGGAGTCGATTTGGGAATTTGGAAAAGCATTTCGCCATCCGTCTTATCTTGTCCGCTTGATGTACATTCTGGAAATGTTGCACGCAAACTCGGCATCCTTTCGCGAAAGCAAAACGACGCTAAAGCTTTATTGAAATTGGACACTAAATTAAGAGAAATGGATGCTCAAGATCCTGTAAAATACGATTTTGCTTTGTTTGGATTGGGCGTTTTTGAAGGGTTTTAA
- a CDS encoding DUF6787 family protein → MNRLKKRWGITSNLQAIIILIVFAITGSASAWLSKPFCVWLGITKEDFGGWFTLIRLIIIFPIYQVLLVAIGTIFGQFKFFWNFEKKMLKNMGLGFLFKD, encoded by the coding sequence ATGAACAGATTAAAAAAACGCTGGGGCATTACCTCCAATTTACAAGCCATCATTATACTTATTGTTTTTGCCATCACAGGATCGGCATCTGCTTGGCTGTCTAAACCTTTCTGCGTTTGGCTGGGAATTACTAAAGAAGATTTTGGCGGATGGTTTACGCTTATCCGGCTTATTATCATCTTCCCAATTTATCAGGTTTTATTAGTCGCGATCGGAACTATTTTTGGGCAGTTTAAATTCTTTTGGAACTTCGAAAAGAAAATGCTAAAAAATATGGGCCTTGGATTTCTGTTTAAAGATTAA
- a CDS encoding DUF6146 family protein: MKKCISILIVLLTIIACSTASQPIANADTASIKKGGDTVRIANDSLEYEVIIIDNGFTNWLTTRAYPRNYHSLQYLENKNYLYVTEWNNRVLQPQRYNPNLYEMSIDYRPDIHYGYEVNYLIYNYMIYFQNTYKQKLWGYVPSR; encoded by the coding sequence ATGAAAAAATGCATTTCCATATTAATTGTTTTACTTACCATTATAGCTTGTTCTACAGCTTCGCAGCCTATTGCCAATGCTGATACAGCATCAATTAAAAAAGGAGGTGACACTGTTAGAATTGCAAACGACTCGTTAGAATACGAAGTAATTATAATAGACAACGGATTCACAAACTGGCTTACTACTAGAGCCTATCCTAGAAATTACCATTCATTGCAATATCTTGAAAACAAGAACTATTTGTACGTGACAGAGTGGAATAATCGTGTTTTGCAGCCGCAGCGTTATAACCCAAATTTATATGAAATGTCAATTGACTACCGTCCTGACATTCATTATGGCTACGAAGTAAATTACTTAATTTACAATTACATGATTTATTTTCAAAATACTTACAAACAAAAGCTTTGGGGTTATGTTCCCTCAAGATAA
- a CDS encoding DUF937 domain-containing protein: MFEQLTQLVQQYGGDAVVNNSAVPNEHNEAVISETSSSIFEGLKKIVSEGGTDQIAGLFNGSTAIDSSNPVVQQIQQQLSGNLGEKFGLSSADSNGVASNLIPQILGSLVNKAKDPNDSSFQISDIINSISGNSGQASGIMDTISKYGMQFGLDQNNDGKVDVADVLVVTKSKGGIAGFIGKLFGSK, translated from the coding sequence ATGTTTGAACAATTAACACAATTAGTGCAGCAATACGGTGGCGATGCAGTTGTAAACAATTCTGCTGTTCCAAATGAGCACAATGAAGCGGTAATAAGCGAAACAAGCAGTTCTATCTTTGAAGGATTAAAAAAGATTGTTTCTGAAGGCGGAACCGATCAGATTGCTGGTTTATTTAATGGCAGTACAGCTATTGATAGTTCGAATCCTGTTGTTCAGCAAATTCAACAGCAATTAAGCGGAAATCTTGGAGAAAAATTTGGTTTAAGCAGTGCCGATTCAAATGGAGTTGCGTCCAACTTGATTCCGCAGATTTTAGGTTCTTTAGTCAATAAGGCAAAAGATCCTAATGACAGCAGTTTTCAAATTTCAGACATTATAAACTCCATTTCTGGAAACAGCGGACAAGCTTCTGGAATAATGGACACCATTTCTAAATACGGAATGCAGTTTGGCCTTGACCAAAACAATGACGGAAAAGTCGATGTTGCAGATGTTCTGGTTGTTACCAAAAGTAAAGGAGGAATAGCAGGTTTCATTGGAAAATTGTTTGGAAGTAAGTAA
- a CDS encoding D-2-hydroxyacid dehydrogenase, producing the protein MKVLANDGISKSGILALEKGGFEVITTKVAQEQVANYINDNNIDVILVRSATKVRKDIIDACPGIKIIGRGGVGMDNIDVDYAKSKGIHVINTPASSSESVAELVFGHLFSGVRFLHDSNRNMPLEGDSNFDGLKKAYANGTELRGKTLGIVGIGRIGQATAKMALGLGMKVIAADSFIPQVDVKVEFFDGQSITTTIVSQSLESLFKEADFITLHVPAQDGYIIGEKELEIMKDGVGIVNCARGGVIDEVALVKALDSGKVAFAGLDVFESEPKPEMAILMHSKISLTPHIGAATGEAQDRIGTELASQIITLLS; encoded by the coding sequence ATGAAAGTATTAGCAAATGATGGAATTTCTAAAAGCGGAATTCTAGCCTTAGAAAAAGGCGGTTTTGAAGTTATCACTACAAAAGTAGCTCAAGAACAAGTGGCTAACTATATTAATGATAACAATATTGACGTAATTTTAGTTCGTAGCGCGACTAAAGTTCGTAAAGATATTATCGATGCTTGTCCAGGCATCAAAATCATCGGACGTGGTGGTGTTGGTATGGATAACATCGATGTGGATTATGCAAAAAGCAAAGGAATCCATGTAATAAACACTCCTGCGTCATCTTCTGAGTCTGTTGCAGAATTAGTATTCGGACACTTATTTTCTGGCGTGCGTTTTTTACATGATTCTAACAGAAATATGCCTCTTGAAGGAGATTCAAACTTTGACGGTTTGAAAAAAGCTTATGCTAACGGAACTGAATTAAGAGGAAAAACTTTAGGTATTGTTGGTATTGGCCGTATCGGACAAGCTACTGCAAAAATGGCTCTTGGTTTAGGAATGAAAGTTATCGCTGCTGACAGCTTTATCCCTCAAGTTGATGTAAAAGTTGAATTTTTCGACGGACAATCAATCACAACTACAATCGTTTCTCAATCTTTAGAATCGTTATTTAAAGAAGCAGATTTCATTACATTGCACGTTCCTGCCCAAGATGGCTACATCATTGGCGAGAAAGAACTTGAAATCATGAAAGACGGCGTTGGAATCGTAAACTGCGCTCGTGGCGGTGTTATTGATGAAGTGGCTTTAGTAAAAGCTTTAGATTCAGGAAAAGTTGCCTTTGCAGGTTTAGACGTTTTCGAAAGCGAGCCAAAACCAGAAATGGCAATCTTAATGCATTCTAAAATCTCTTTAACTCCTCATATTGGGGCTGCAACAGGAGAAGCACAAGATAGAATTGGTACAGAATTAGCATCACAAATTATCACCTTGTTGAGCTAA
- the serC gene encoding 3-phosphoserine/phosphohydroxythreonine transaminase produces the protein MKKHNYSAGPSILPQEVFEKASKAILNFNDSGLSILEISHRSKDFVAVMEEARSLALELLGLQGKGYQALFLQGGASTAFLMAPYNLMKENGKAAYLDSGTWATAAIKEAKLFGETVVVASSKDDNYTYVPKGYEIPADADYFHCTSNNTIFGTQMKEFPSTNVPVVCDMSSDIFSRELDFSKFDIIYAGAQKNMGPAGTTLVVIKEEILGKNGRTIPSMLDYAKHIKGESMYNTPPVFAVYVSLLTLQWIKEKGGIAAVEKLNNAKAALLYAEIDRNPLFKGAANVEDRSNMNVTFLLTNPDHTATFDALWKEANISGLPGHRSVGGYRASIYNAMPIESVQVLVDVMKALESKV, from the coding sequence ATGAAAAAACACAACTACAGCGCAGGACCAAGTATTTTACCTCAGGAAGTTTTTGAGAAGGCATCAAAAGCAATTTTAAATTTTAATGATTCAGGGTTATCTATCCTTGAAATCTCGCACCGAAGTAAAGATTTCGTTGCAGTTATGGAGGAAGCTCGTTCCCTTGCTTTAGAATTATTAGGTCTTCAAGGAAAAGGTTATCAGGCTTTATTTTTACAAGGTGGTGCCAGCACTGCATTCTTAATGGCTCCATATAACTTAATGAAAGAAAACGGAAAAGCAGCTTATTTAGATTCAGGAACGTGGGCAACTGCGGCAATCAAAGAAGCAAAACTTTTCGGTGAAACTGTTGTCGTAGCTTCATCAAAAGATGACAATTATACGTATGTTCCAAAAGGTTACGAAATTCCGGCTGATGCTGATTATTTCCACTGCACAAGTAACAATACCATCTTTGGAACTCAAATGAAAGAATTCCCATCAACAAATGTCCCTGTTGTTTGCGATATGAGTTCTGATATTTTCTCACGCGAGTTAGATTTTTCTAAATTTGACATCATCTACGCTGGAGCTCAAAAAAATATGGGACCTGCCGGAACTACATTAGTAGTGATCAAAGAAGAAATTCTAGGCAAAAACGGAAGAACTATTCCAAGTATGCTAGATTACGCTAAACACATCAAAGGAGAAAGTATGTATAACACTCCTCCTGTATTTGCTGTTTACGTTTCTCTTTTAACATTGCAATGGATTAAAGAAAAAGGCGGAATAGCTGCTGTTGAAAAATTAAACAACGCTAAAGCTGCATTACTTTATGCTGAAATTGACAGAAACCCATTATTTAAAGGTGCCGCAAACGTAGAAGACCGTTCTAACATGAACGTAACTTTCTTATTGACAAATCCTGACCACACAGCAACTTTTGATGCTTTATGGAAAGAAGCTAACATCTCTGGTTTGCCAGGACACCGCTCAGTTGGCGGATACAGAGCTTCTATCTATAACGCTATGCCAATTGAAAGCGTTCAGGTTTTAGTTGACGTAATGAAAGCGTTAGAGTCTAAAGTTTAA
- a CDS encoding acyl-CoA reductase, whose translation MTLETKKSVFVELGKFLSQFSEGASAQKSDVLYNDIFFDDFENLIQLSQSHNGWYTPEQVYFSIQSWAEALTKENIDKWLSAYKIDPNGNDPKTVALILAGNIPLVGFHDFLSVLITGNKALIKTSSNDQHLLPFLAKYLIAVDENLKDKITFVEGKLENFDAVIATGSNNTARYFEYYFKDKPSIIRKNRNSAAILTGKETNEELEALGEDIFRYFGLGCRNVSKLYVPKDYSFDAFFQAMFKYQDVIHYEKYANNYDYNKAVFLMSNFKLLDNGFLTLKEDSSYASPISSVFYEYYESLEELEKRLQNDSEQIQCIVSSNLTANSIAFGETQKPQLWDYADNVDTITFLLTTK comes from the coding sequence ATGACATTAGAAACAAAAAAAAGTGTTTTTGTTGAATTAGGAAAATTTCTAAGTCAGTTTTCTGAAGGCGCTTCTGCGCAAAAATCTGACGTTTTATATAATGACATCTTTTTTGATGATTTCGAAAATCTGATTCAGTTATCGCAATCTCACAACGGATGGTATACCCCTGAGCAGGTTTATTTTTCGATACAATCATGGGCAGAAGCTCTAACAAAAGAAAATATCGACAAATGGCTTTCTGCTTACAAAATTGATCCGAATGGCAATGATCCAAAAACTGTTGCTCTAATTTTAGCTGGAAATATACCTTTGGTAGGTTTTCATGATTTTTTATCGGTTTTAATTACTGGAAACAAAGCTTTAATTAAAACTTCATCAAACGATCAGCATTTATTGCCATTCTTGGCAAAATATTTAATTGCTGTTGATGAAAATTTAAAAGATAAAATCACTTTCGTTGAAGGAAAATTAGAAAATTTCGATGCGGTAATTGCTACTGGAAGCAACAATACTGCGCGTTATTTTGAATATTATTTTAAAGACAAACCGTCAATTATTCGAAAAAACAGAAATTCAGCAGCTATTTTGACTGGAAAAGAAACGAATGAAGAATTGGAAGCTCTTGGCGAAGACATTTTTAGATATTTTGGTTTAGGATGCCGAAATGTTTCCAAACTTTATGTCCCGAAGGATTATTCTTTTGATGCTTTTTTCCAAGCCATGTTCAAATATCAAGATGTTATTCATTACGAAAAATACGCTAATAATTACGATTACAATAAAGCCGTTTTTTTAATGAGCAATTTCAAATTATTAGATAACGGGTTCCTGACTTTAAAGGAAGATTCAAGTTATGCCTCTCCCATTTCGAGTGTTTTTTATGAATACTACGAAAGTCTGGAAGAACTTGAAAAACGCCTTCAAAACGATTCAGAACAAATTCAGTGCATCGTTAGCAGCAATTTAACTGCAAATAGTATTGCATTTGGCGAAACGCAAAAACCTCAATTGTGGGATTACGCAGACAATGTCGATACTATAACGTTTTTGTTAACAACAAAGTGA
- a CDS encoding 4Fe-4S dicluster domain-containing protein, which translates to MAIIITDECINCGACEPECPNTAIYEGADDWRYKDGTSLSGKIVLPDGTEVDAEDAQTPISDEIYYIVPGKCTECKGFHDEPQCAAVCPVDCCVPDDNHVEDEETLLQRQAFLHAE; encoded by the coding sequence ATGGCAATAATTATAACTGACGAATGCATCAATTGCGGGGCTTGCGAACCAGAGTGCCCAAATACAGCAATATATGAAGGAGCAGATGATTGGAGATATAAAGACGGAACAAGTCTTTCTGGAAAAATTGTATTACCTGACGGAACTGAAGTTGACGCTGAGGATGCGCAAACTCCAATTTCTGACGAAATTTACTATATAGTACCAGGAAAATGTACAGAATGTAAAGGTTTTCATGATGAGCCGCAGTGTGCTGCCGTTTGTCCTGTTGATTGTTGCGTACCTGATGATAATCATGTTGAAGATGAAGAAACTTTATTGCAAAGACAAGCATTTTTGCATGCTGAGTAA
- a CDS encoding TonB-dependent receptor → MKKIALLLFLLNSAFIFAQKEVSGIVKDKTGAPLPGVNIVEKGTSNGVSTDFEGNFRIKVKEGATLVFSYVGFTTVEKAASGDKMAIVLSENDGQILNDVVVVGSRNAKRTVVNSAVPIDVINVKDVTTQSGKIEINQLLQYVAPSFNANKQSGSDGADHVDPASLRGMGPDQTLVLINGKRRHQSSLINLFGTRGRGNTGTDLNAIPAASIKRIEILRDGASAQYGSDAIAGVINIVTNDVVDELTGSITYGVFNTHAKGDFLPGTPNTKGFRLDQNGNGNSYGKDQDFDGGSVRVAANYGTGIGSKGGYVNVTGEFLNKNKTLRPAYDFRKGFGDAEMTGVNLFANLAIPLADKTEFYAFGGSNFRDTDAYAFTRNDGERVVESVYPGGYTPRITSKINDNSIAAGIRTESSGGWKWDFSNTFGKNKFQYDIKGTINASLEEKSPHEFDAGGHSLLQNTTNLDISKNYDSVLKGFNIAFGTEFRVEKFEIFAGEEGSYATYDTNGKPITDPTTQSPPTVPNPDYDPTDPNSSPTIPRPGGSQGFPGYSPANEVNKSRTNFSLYADGELDITEALMVSGAVRFENYSDFGSTINGKLASRLKITDHINARGSISTGFRAPSLAQIYYNLRFTNFNASGATEVLLAPNDSEVTRAFGINKLNEEKAVNASLGLTASFGNFTATIDGYYIKVKDRIVLTGYFDASSLNLGVSEAQFFVNGVDTSTHGLDLVFSWKKNFDFGQFGATLVGNINDMKIDKVKNGTLDEATFFGKREKAFLLASAPDNKFGLNLTYAKNKFDAGLAFTRFSKVVLVDYADEDDVYNPRLITDLTFGYQFTKSLKLTLGSNNLFNVYPTKQDEQGNTEAGGYWDAVQMGFSGAYYYARLGFNF, encoded by the coding sequence ATGAAAAAGATTGCATTATTATTATTTCTGCTGAATTCAGCATTTATCTTTGCACAAAAGGAGGTCTCGGGTATTGTAAAAGACAAGACTGGCGCACCGCTCCCGGGTGTAAATATTGTCGAAAAAGGGACATCAAATGGTGTTTCTACCGATTTTGAAGGCAACTTTAGAATAAAAGTAAAAGAAGGAGCAACTTTAGTTTTTAGCTATGTAGGATTTACAACAGTCGAAAAAGCAGCTTCTGGAGATAAAATGGCCATTGTTTTAAGCGAAAATGATGGCCAGATTTTAAATGATGTCGTTGTCGTAGGTTCCAGAAATGCGAAACGAACGGTTGTAAATTCGGCAGTTCCTATTGATGTAATTAACGTAAAAGACGTTACTACACAAAGTGGAAAAATCGAAATTAATCAGCTGCTGCAATATGTAGCTCCTTCATTTAACGCAAATAAACAATCAGGATCTGATGGTGCCGACCACGTCGATCCAGCTTCTTTGAGAGGTATGGGGCCAGATCAGACTTTAGTTTTGATTAATGGAAAAAGAAGACATCAATCTTCTCTAATCAATTTATTTGGGACTCGCGGGCGTGGGAACACAGGAACAGATTTGAATGCGATTCCAGCAGCATCTATTAAAAGAATTGAAATTCTGCGTGATGGCGCTTCTGCTCAATATGGGTCTGATGCGATTGCAGGAGTTATTAATATTGTAACAAATGACGTTGTTGACGAACTAACGGGGTCTATTACTTATGGTGTTTTCAATACGCATGCAAAGGGCGATTTCTTGCCTGGAACTCCTAACACAAAAGGCTTTAGACTTGATCAAAACGGAAATGGAAATTCGTACGGAAAAGATCAGGATTTTGATGGAGGCTCTGTACGAGTTGCTGCAAACTACGGAACCGGAATTGGTTCTAAAGGTGGCTACGTAAACGTTACGGGAGAATTTTTAAACAAAAATAAAACACTAAGACCTGCTTACGATTTCAGAAAAGGTTTTGGTGATGCTGAAATGACAGGTGTTAACTTATTCGCCAATTTAGCAATTCCTCTTGCCGATAAAACAGAATTTTATGCTTTTGGCGGAAGTAATTTCAGAGACACAGATGCCTACGCTTTTACCAGAAATGACGGAGAAAGAGTTGTAGAATCAGTTTATCCAGGCGGTTATACTCCGAGAATTACTTCTAAAATCAATGACAATTCGATTGCTGCCGGAATTAGAACAGAATCTTCTGGAGGCTGGAAATGGGATTTTAGCAATACTTTCGGTAAGAATAAATTTCAATACGATATTAAAGGAACCATAAACGCCTCTCTTGAAGAAAAATCTCCACACGAATTTGATGCAGGAGGCCACAGTTTACTTCAAAACACTACAAATTTAGACATTTCAAAAAACTACGACAGTGTTCTTAAAGGCTTCAATATAGCCTTTGGAACAGAATTCAGAGTAGAAAAATTTGAAATTTTTGCTGGCGAGGAAGGTTCATACGCAACTTACGACACTAACGGAAAACCTATTACAGACCCAACAACACAAAGTCCGCCGACAGTTCCTAACCCTGATTATGATCCTACAGATCCAAATTCTTCACCAACAATTCCAAGACCTGGAGGCTCGCAAGGTTTTCCTGGATACAGTCCTGCCAACGAAGTAAATAAAAGCCGTACGAACTTTTCTCTTTATGCTGATGGAGAATTGGATATTACAGAAGCTTTAATGGTAAGCGGTGCAGTTCGTTTTGAAAATTACAGTGATTTTGGAAGCACTATTAACGGAAAATTAGCTTCAAGACTTAAAATTACAGATCATATTAATGCAAGAGGATCAATCAGTACGGGTTTTCGTGCACCATCTTTAGCTCAGATTTATTATAATTTGCGTTTTACCAACTTTAATGCAAGCGGTGCAACAGAAGTTTTACTGGCTCCAAATGATAGCGAGGTTACAAGAGCTTTTGGAATTAATAAATTAAATGAAGAAAAAGCGGTAAATGCTTCTCTTGGCTTGACAGCTTCATTTGGAAATTTTACAGCTACAATTGATGGCTATTACATTAAAGTGAAAGATCGTATCGTTTTGACAGGATATTTTGACGCAAGTTCTTTAAATCTAGGAGTTTCTGAAGCTCAATTTTTTGTGAATGGAGTTGACACAAGCACACACGGTTTGGATTTAGTTTTTTCTTGGAAGAAAAATTTTGATTTTGGACAGTTTGGAGCAACTTTAGTCGGTAATATTAATGATATGAAAATCGACAAAGTGAAAAATGGCACTCTTGATGAAGCTACTTTCTTTGGAAAACGCGAAAAAGCATTCTTATTGGCTTCTGCTCCGGACAATAAATTTGGCTTAAACCTAACATATGCTAAAAACAAATTTGATGCTGGACTAGCTTTTACTCGTTTCAGCAAAGTAGTTTTGGTTGATTATGCTGACGAGGACGATGTTTACAATCCAAGATTAATTACTGATTTAACTTTTGGATATCAGTTTACAAAAAGCTTAAAATTAACTCTAGGAAGCAACAACTTATTTAATGTATACCCAACCAAACAAGACGAACAAGGAAACACAGAAGCTGGAGGTTATTGGGATGCCGTTCAAATGGGTTTCAGCGGAGCTTACTACTATGCAAGACTTGGATTTAATTTTTAA